A single window of Triplophysa dalaica isolate WHDGS20190420 chromosome 14, ASM1584641v1, whole genome shotgun sequence DNA harbors:
- the LOC130435828 gene encoding extracellular calcium-sensing receptor-like — MFFFLYTLQLFHHLHAKAENTLCRMMGDPKYPLLSKDGDILIGGIFPVHSKETLPSFEFTQKPHPLSCSGVTLRDFRMAQILTFAIEEINKSKTLLPNVSIGYKIFDSCGSRLSSMSAIMALMNNQEFAAEHKCNGQTPIHAIIGETESSVTVILSRTTGPFKIPVISHSSSCECLGNKKDYPFFFRTIASDYHQSRALAILVKHLGWTWVGAVNSDNDYGNNGMTIFLNAAQEEGICVEYSVKFHRTEPDKLQKVVNIMKNGTAKVIVAFAGLVEMELLVEQLCFQNITGLQIIGVVGWITSKNLFTPNTFHLMGGSLGFALRQIYIDGFLDYVNRSFWETAFPCSQRDGQSSQYNLKCSKYQELLGLRNYNEDVPEHRHSSNVYKAVYAVAYALHSLLRCKEQEGCAKALTIQPQQVVEALKKINFTTKFGDCVWFDNTGSTVTQYEVGNWQQDSDGLFHFKAVGYYDASLPPDQRFVLNTEKIIWAGGQLQKPRSVCSESCPPGTRKAVQKGRPVCCYDCIPCADGEISNETDSNNCMQCPGEFWSNAEKNKCVLKAVEFLSFTEIMGIVLVFFSLFGVGITVLVTCLFYSKKDTPIVKANNSELSFLLLFSLTLCFLCSLTFIGRPTEWSCMLRHTAFGITFVLCISCVLGKTIVVLMAFKATLPGSNVMKWFGPVQQRLSVLAFTLIQVLICVLWLTISPPFPFENMNHYKEKIIFECNLGSTIGFSAVLGYIGLLALMCFILAFLARKLPDNFNEAKFITFSMLIFCAVWVTFIPSYVSSAGKLTVAVEIFAILASSFGLLFCLFAPKCYIILFKPQQNTKAHLMAKTQKSY, encoded by the exons atgtttttttttctatacaCTCTCCAGCTTTTTCATCACCTTCATGCAAAGGCAGAAAACACTCTTTGTCGAATGATGGGAGACCCTAAATACCCGCTGCTGTCAAAGGATGGAGACATACTTATTGGGGGAATTTTTCCAGTCCACAGTAAAGAAACATTACCTTCATTTGAGTTCACACAAAAACCTCATCCTTTGTCATGTTCTGG tgtaactCTGAGAGATTTTCGGATGGCTCAAATTTTGACTTTTGCAATTGAGGAGataaacaaaagtaaaactTTGCTCCCAAATGTTTCTATTGGCTATAAAATCTTTGATAGCTGTGGTTCAAGACTGTCTTCTATGAGTGCAATTATGGCATTGATGAATAATCAGGAGTTTGCAGCAGAGCATAAATGTAATGGACAGACTCCTATACATGCTATCATAGGAGAAACTGAGTCTTCTGTCACAGTAATTCTGTCCAGAACCACAGGACCTTTTAAAATCCCAGTG ATAAGCCACTCATCCTCATGTGAATGTCTCGGTAATAAGAAAGATTACCCCTTTTTCTTCAGAACTATTGCTAGTGATTATCATCAGAGCAGAGCACTCGCAATATTGGTCAAGCATTTAGGATGGACTTGGGTTGGAGCTGTGAACAGTGACAATGATTATGGAAACAATGGAATGACCATATTTCTGAATGCAGCCCAGGAGGAGGGCATTTGTGTAGAGTACTCTGTAAAATTCCACCGAACAGAGCCTGACAAACTCCAAAAAGTGGtgaacataatgaaaaatggcACTGCAAAAGTGATTGTTGCATTTGCTGGATTAGTGGAAATGGAATTACTAGTTGAGCAGCTATGTTTTCAGAACATTACAGGGCTTCAAATTATTGGGGTGGTTGGATGGATAACGTCAAAGAATTTATTCACtccaaacacatttcatttgatGGGAGGGTCATTAGGCTTTGCATTGAGACAAATTTATATAGATGGGTTTTTAGACTATGTTAATAGATCATTTTGGGAAACAGCTTTTCCATGTTCACAAAGAGATGGGCAGTCTTCTCAATACAATTTAAAGTGCAGCAAGTATCAGGAGCTGCTTGGACTGAGAAATTACAATGAAGATGTGCCTGAACACAGGCATTCAAGTAATGTCTACAAAGCCGTGTATGCTGTGGCTTATGCTCTACACAGTCTGCTTAGGTGCAAAGAACAAGAAGGTTGTGCAAAGGCCCTGACAATACAACCTCAACAG GTGGTTGAGGCTCTTAAAAAGATCAATTTTACAACAAAGTTTGGAGATTGTGTGTGGTTTGACAACACTGGTTCCACAGTAACCCAGTATGAAGTTGGAAACTGGCAGCAGGACTCGGATGGATTATTCCATtttaaagcagtgggttactaTGATGCCTCGCTGCCACCTGACCAGCGCTTTGTGCTAAACACTGAAAAAATCATCTGGGCTGGAGGACAACTGCAG AAGCCAAGGTCTGTGTGCAGTGAGAGTTGTCCTCCAGGCACTAGGAAGGCTGTGCAGAAAGGAAGACCTGTCTGCTGTTATGACTGTATTCCATGTGCAGATGGAGAAATCAGTAATGAGACAG ATTCAAATAACTGCATGCAGTGTCCAGGGGAATTCTGGTCTAAtgctgagaaaaataaatgtgtgttaaagGCTGTAGAGTTTCTATCTTTCACAGAAATTATGGGTATAGTGCTAGTTTTTTTCTCACTGTTTGGTGTAGGAATAACTGTTCTGGTCACATGCCTATTTTACAGTAAGAAGGACACCCCCATAGTGAAAGCCAACAACTCAGAGCTGAGCTTCCTGCTGCTCTTCTCATtgactctgtgttttctctgttcacttACTTTCATTGGTCGCCCCACTGAGTGGTCCTGTATGTTACGTCACACAGCATTTGGGATCACTTTTGTACTCTGTATCTCCTGTGTTCTGGGGAAAACAATAGTTGTGTTAATGGCCTTTAAAGCCACACTTCCAGGAAGTAAtgtcatgaaatggtttgggccGGTACAACAGAGACTCAGTGTTCTTGCCTTTACACTTATACAGGTTCTTATCTGTGTGCTTTGGCTAACAATATCTCCACCTTTTCCCTTTGAAAATATGAATCATTATAAggaaaaaattatttttgaatgcAATCTTGGTTCTACAATAGGTTTTTCTGCTGTACTGGGTTATATTGGTCTACTGGCCCTCATGTGCTTCATTCTAGCTTTTCTGGCTCGGAAGCTGCCTGATAACTTCAATGAAGCTAAATTCATCACATTCAGTATGCTCATATTCTGTGCTGTTTGGGTCACATTTATTCCATCTTATGTCAGTTCAGCTGGAAAATTGACTGTAGCTGTGGAGATATTTGCTATTTTAGCCTCAAGCTTTGGTTTATTATTCTGTCTATTTGCACCTAAATGTTACATTATACTGTTTAAGCCTcaacaaaatacaaaagcacatttgatggcaaaaacacaaaagtccTACTGA